From Desmodus rotundus isolate HL8 chromosome 10, HLdesRot8A.1, whole genome shotgun sequence, one genomic window encodes:
- the SEC11A gene encoding signal peptidase complex catalytic subunit SEC11A isoform X1, translated as MIVSSALMIWKGLMVITGSESPIVVVLSGSMEPAFHRGDLLFLTNRVEDPIRVGEIVVFRIEGREIPIVHRVLKIHEKQNGHIKFLTKGDNNAVDDRGLYKHGQHWLEKKDVVGRARGFVPYIGIVTILMNDYPKFKYAVLFLLGLFVLVHRE; from the exons ATGATCGTCTCCTCGGCGCTAATGATCTGGAAGGGGTTGATGGTCATAACCGGAAGTGAAAGTCCCATTGTAGTGGTGCTCAG cggCAGCATGGAACCTGCATTTCACAGAGGAGACCTTCTCTTCCTGACAAATCGAGTTGAGGATCCCATACGAGTGGGAGAAATTGTTGTTTTTAGAATAGAAGGAAGAGAGATTCCTATAGTTCACCGAGTCTTGAAGATTCATGAAAA GCAAAATGGGCATATCAAGTTTTTGACCAAAGGAGACAATAATGCAGTCGATGACCGGGGCCTCTATAAGCACGGACAGCATTGGCTAGAGAAAAAAGATGTCGTGGGGAGAGCAAGGGG attTGTTCCATATATTGGGATTGTGACAATCCTCATGAATGACTATCCTAAATTTAAG TACGCCGTCCTCTTTCTGCTGGGTTTGTTTGTGCTGGTCCATCGTGAGTAA
- the SEC11A gene encoding signal peptidase complex catalytic subunit SEC11A isoform X2 produces the protein MLSLDFLDDVRRMNKRQLYYQVLNFGMIVSSALMIWKGLMVITGSESPIVVVLSGSMEPAFHRGDLLFLTNRVEDPIRVGEIVVFRIEGREIPIVHRVLKIHEKQNGHIKFLTKGDNNAVDDRGLYKHGQHWLEKKDVVGRARGFVPYIGIVTILMNDYPKFKYAVLFLLGLFVLVHRE, from the exons ATGCTGTCTCTAGATTTTTTGGACGATGTGCGGCGGATGAACAAGCGGCAG CTCTATTATCAGGTCCTAAATTTTGGGATGATCGTCTCCTCGGCGCTAATGATCTGGAAGGGGTTGATGGTCATAACCGGAAGTGAAAGTCCCATTGTAGTGGTGCTCAG cggCAGCATGGAACCTGCATTTCACAGAGGAGACCTTCTCTTCCTGACAAATCGAGTTGAGGATCCCATACGAGTGGGAGAAATTGTTGTTTTTAGAATAGAAGGAAGAGAGATTCCTATAGTTCACCGAGTCTTGAAGATTCATGAAAA GCAAAATGGGCATATCAAGTTTTTGACCAAAGGAGACAATAATGCAGTCGATGACCGGGGCCTCTATAAGCACGGACAGCATTGGCTAGAGAAAAAAGATGTCGTGGGGAGAGCAAGGGG attTGTTCCATATATTGGGATTGTGACAATCCTCATGAATGACTATCCTAAATTTAAG TACGCCGTCCTCTTTCTGCTGGGTTTGTTTGTGCTGGTCCATCGTGAGTAA